The DNA window CTGACACCCACCGCGTCTTACCAACGGCACAGCGCTTCGCTCAAGGCAGTGACTTTCATTCTCCGAATGGAAGGAGAAAAATCAAAGACATGGGAGACTGCGGATGACCAGACACTCTTCTTTGACCAGTTTGGTGGTTCGTGGCTACGAGCGTTATCTGACCTGATCATGGACCCCTTTGATGACATCCGAAGCCATGCAGCTACTGTGATGAAGTGGATCTTCTCGGATAGCCGTTACAGGAACTTCCATCTTATGGCTCAACAGGGCAAGATGAGCCCTGCTGAAGAGCTTACCGAATTGTTGAAACGATCTGAAGAGCTTGCCCGCAAGACTGCTCGAGCTGATCATTCGGACGGTGTAGCTAGAGTATCTCAGTTACTGTATCGATtctctgaggaggaggaacaaCGTGTTGCTCTTCTTTCAAAGCTTATTGGAGGTCTCGAGGATCGGCTAGCAGTGGCCGAGAAAGACCTCGGTAGAGCAGTGCTAGACGCGCCGCTCCATGGAGATTTTGCATCTCTGTGCTACATGTGGCAGGTAGTTTCAGAGCTTCAATTCTCCGAGAGTGAGTTGCAGTCTGTACAGGCTCTCCAGGACACTCTCGTCACCTGCTGTGAACGGGTTTGGGCGGCTGTTCGTGACATTCTCTGCGATGATTCGCCTGAGGGTCATCTTCCCCAAGAGTTGGAAGAGGTTGACGGCCTTGACACAAAGGACGTGCTGAGCTATAGCTTCCGATCAGTTCACGAAGCAAGGTCGGTTATCAAGGATCCTTACTAAACACGATTGACTAACATACGGCAGCAATCTTATGAGAATCTTAGTTCTCTCTACCAAGCAGCGATCTCGCCAAGGCAGGATTTGCCCGTCAAGAGAGGCTTATGAGAGAATAGGAAACCTGTCCTTCACCCAACTCGCCACACTTAGACATCGAGGTGCTTTCACTACCGTCGCCCTCACATTCTCAACATGCTGCCAGCTGGTTAAACATTTGAACCAAGGAGAAGATGGTGCCGCAAGCGGCACGACTCTACTCGAACAATGGTATTCTGTAAGTCAAGTATCTTTGAAACTCTATTTCTCTTCACAAATGGAGCCTGTCAATTTTGAAGGGTATGGAAACTAACTTGCAAAAGGGTACGCTAGAAGCGATCAACGCTCAAGTGTCAACGACTCGACGCTCTGCTGGTATCCCTGCCATGATGACTGGTGTTCTCTCCGCTAACGCTGCTAAACCATCGTTTGAACAAGTCATGTCTGAGCTTATGGCAATCGCCGGTCAAGAAGCCCGTGTTACTGAGACAGATGGCTCAAATCTCCCTCAGGTCCACGCCTACAACTGTTTGAAGGAGATTTTCAAGAGTTCGTTCTTGACGTCCATTGGAAACAAGTCTGAGAAGTTCTTACCGCAATGTCTCGAGCTGGCAGCGAATGGACTCAAGTCTGAGCTTTGGGCAATTCGAAACTGCGGCTTGATTCTTCTTCGCAGTCTCATTGATTGTCTTTTCGGCTCCCACCAGAGCAAGGCTACCATGGAGGCAGGCTGGGATGGAAAAGCCAACCGCATCGCTTACCACCGCTATCCATCTTTGCCCACGACTCTACTTCACCTCCTCAAGTCAGGACACCAGATGATGGCTTCTATTGCCGCAAgttcagcagcagcagagtcAGTCTTCCCAGCACTCGATATCATCCGAAGAGCTGGTCCACCCGAAGTCCTCCGCGAAGAGCTCCAGGTTCACATCGCCAAGTATTTGGCCAGCCCTGTGTGGCACGTTCGTGAGATTGCGGCTCGAACACTCTGCTCGTGTCTTCTACATGCCCAATGGCTTGACGCCGTCACTAGTCTGGCCGCCGCGTCTGTTCGTTCTCAAATCGGAAATGTCCAGAACCATGTTCACGGCGTCCTCCTGGCACTCAAGTACATTATTGACCGATTGAGCGAAGTTATGCCCGAACAACTACAGCGTAAGATAACAACACCTGCAAATCAAATTTTGGCACTAACAAAAATAACAGAGGATACACCCAAGCTATCTGGGTTCCTGATTGAGTACTGGCGTGAGATCCAGACCCTAAACTCCCCTGAGATTGCTGCCGCCTACCTCGAAGTCGTGAACTTGGTACGGGCTCTTCCTCGGCCTGGTGCTGTTGAACGTCTCCAATTCGAGTTCCCAGTCTTCAACAAGCGGGAAGGTGCTTTACTCAGAGCGCAGCGTGTGATCCATGAGGTACACTCCATTGCTGAAGGCAGTGGCCAGGTCGAGGACCTCAACGCTCTGCTTCTCAGTAAGACTATGGGCGTCAACACTATAGTCGCCGGTCTTGAGACCATCCCCAAGCTCTGGAACACCTCTCGCCTCTCGGAACAAGAGGTTAACCAGTTTTTCAACCTCTACCGCGATGTTTGTATCAAGATTGGACCTGCAGAGCCTCGTGTCATTGCTTTACAAAACCTTACCGACATTCTCGACCAAGTCATCAAGAGCAGAAACTTCGGCCTAGTCTCAGCAGACTTACTTTCACAGATCTGGGACAGCCTGCCCTTGAGCCTACTAAACCCAGCACTTGCAAATGCCATTGTCAGAATTAGTGGCTGTATCACAGCTATTCTGAGCAAGACAAAGTCCATCTCTGCAGACGGTGTCAAGAACTGGGGCCACATGGTCGCCGACGCTGGTATGGATGACAAGGTAAGACAAGAAATGACTTAAATTTTAGTACTTGATGGCTAATATTTCGCAGGACTTCGATACACGCCTAGCTACTGTCGAATCACTTTGTTCATTCTTCAACAGCATTGGAACGGAGCAATCTTGGGCTGGCGAAGAACACCTCCCTGCCATCCTTGCCCTCTACGATTCCCTtaacgatgacgatgatgaaatTCGCGACGCTGGAACTGCAGCTGTCAAGAGCATTCTGGGACAAGCTCTCGTCCCTATCGAAGCCGCCAACCGCCTCCTCTCATGGCTTGCACAACGCTATGGCGACAATACAATGTTCCGCCGGATAATCGTGAGCCGTATCATGGGCGACAGTCGATACCCGAGCCCTAAGTTGAATGTCATCCCTGTCAAGGACCAGTTGCAAGAGGCGATGAAGTTTGACGACTCTCTTTTCGTCATTGAAGAACAGAACCTCTTTGTTGACGAGGTTAGAGAGGCACAGAGATGGATCTCTGTTTATGAAAGCCTTGAATGGGATTCGAGCGATCCTGCACTCGAAGCATTGGCAACATGGACAAGCGCAGGTTTGGAGGCAACACGGAATCTGGCAAGCCAAGAAGATGGACCTCTCGGGTATGGATCGAAGCCAGAGGTTTTTGCAATTTTGTCACGGGTGATCCGCTCATCTGCAGCCTTGATGCGCCACCACGCCAACACCGAGTTTTGTGAGAGCATCAACAAGTCAAGCAGCGTGCTACATAATGGACAAGGACACATGTCAGGTCTGTTATTGCAACCACTTGAGAAGAACATACAAGCATAGAGAGTAAACTGAGTAAcaacgaaaaaaaaagaagtaATGATTTAATGCTATTTGTATTTAATTGAAATAAGTGCTCCCCAACGCCTTGCAGTAAAATAGTTATGCGTGTGCCGCATGTGAATAGTAATAGTCGTCCATCGCCAAACCCCTTTCTCCCTTTCTCTATTCAGCAAgacccaacatcaacaaacaaTACTATCTTAAGCTTCTGTACTTGCTCGTTGGAGGCTTTTGATAGATGGCGATGGAGAATCAACACTGTCCAGCAAACGATTCTTACCCAACTTGCGAACAAGCATTGTGTTTTGTGCCTGCAACTCTCCAACTTGGCCCTCGAGGAGCTCAATCTGGCGATTAGCAACGTCTCTCTCTGCGCGTACGCgctcaagctcaagagaCAGGTTGTTCTTTTCCTCCTGCTCGGCCGCTTTGCGTCGTCGCTCTTCAGCCTTGCGTTGATCTCGTTCACGTTTCTCCTCGAGCTTGCGCATTTCGCGTCTATACTTTTCCTCCTGCTTGGCTACCTCCTTTTCATGCTTCTCACGGAGCTTGGCCAGCGTAGCAGCATCCTTCTCCTTATCACCCACAAGCTTGCTTTGCCGACGCCCCTCAAGCCGGGCCAACTTTTcatcgagcttcttcttcttgtgctCAAGCTTCTTAAGCTCTTTGTCGGCCAGCGACTGTTGTGGGTTGGAGTGAGAGGTTTCAGAGTGCGACTCAACTACGCTTCCGTTTGCCTTGCCCTCAGCGGTCACACTCCTCTCCAGCGCAGACGCAAAGCTTCGGATGGAAGAAGTATCGCTATCGACCTCATGGTGCTCTTCAGTAATGGCATGAATGTCCGATCCATTAGTATCCGACGACGCCAAGTCCGACCCGGTTCCCCACGTCTTCAATAGGCCTGTAGGAATATAAGAGCTGGCAGCACCTATGGCACCAGCTAGAACTCCATAAAGACCATTGCTGCCAGGGAATGGGTCGTCTTGGTTCTGCAAAGTGACAGTCTCGACTTTGCTTGCTTCGATGTTAGTCGTAGTGGCTGGTGTAGTTGAAGGCTGTCGCTTTTCTGACACAGATGCTTCAGTACCCTCAGCTGTCTCCGTAGTCGCAGGGGTCTCTTCCGGCTCTGCAAACCCGTGAGATGCTTTCGAAGTCACCCACTTAAGGAACTTGCCAGCGTCACCGACGATTCCTGGTGGCGTTCCCTTCTCGATAAGGAAGCGCGGAACGCTACCACCAGGATCACTACGAGTGACCATGAGCCATTCAACAGCAGTAGTAGGTTCGTTAAGAGGCTTGGGACCGTGTCCCTCGGTACCCGGCTTTTGGTTTGagatcttgttcttgtcttgttcaagTAAATCAGCCGACGACAGAGATCTCCGGGATGCAAAGTTGTCGACAGGAACTTCACGAATAACCTCAACTGATTCGTAGTAACCACGAATGATGCCTTGGCGAGGAGGGCATTCTGGGTGCTCGCACGGTTTTGATACTATCATGTACTGGCGAAGAGGGCGGGATCCCTGGCCAGGACTCACGGAGGTCTCGGAAGTTAAAAGTAGGGTTACAAAGTCTCGTGGGGCGGTCGGACCAGGGAATTGGGCAGATAGTTGAAAGACTACTGGGTGTTAGTTGCCGAAGTATTTGTGTACGGGATCGTATGACTTGACTTACCTTGCAGGTGGCCATGATCACCGATGGTCTTCTCCTCAACCCGCTTGTCGGCACCAATACCACGAATGTTGCCACTACCAGGAGCGCCTTGGACCTTCATCGTCTCGGCAAATTCGACTGAAAGGCCCTTCTTCCAGTCGTCAAAAGAGAGTCCCTCATGTACACTTCTTCGAGCGAACCATGCGCCGCGTCCATCTTTGGCACCAAGCTTGTAAACGTTGATTCCGAGAGGATTATCTTTGGCATTAACCTTGACCTCCTTCCACTCCTTTTGTAGATTCTGTGCCTGGCTGATAGCCTCGGCCGTCTGTCGTAGTGTCAGAGCTCGCTTGTTCTCTGAGGCTGAAGCCGCCGATTCCGTCTTTGAACGTGCGCGCCCTCCGGTGGTTGAGGTTTCCTTTGGTGCTGGACCTGGAATAGATTCTACGACGGTCTGTGTTTCGGAGAAGATGTCGGCGAGAAATTCATTGAGATCATCTTGGGGTACTTGTTCCCATTCAACAGGACCCATGGCCCCAAGAGGTTCATGGTGACTACCCCCCATGGTTGGAGATATTCGATGTGGATGTAGTGGTGTAAAAGTTGAGAATAGCAACGTGCTTTCTTGCTGAAAGGAGAATAGAGTGTCGTAGATTAGTTATAGAACAGTTGTGATTAAAACAAGGAAGCAGGGATCCGTTTCAgttcaagatgaagacgtCAGAAGTAGGCTAAGATGAGATATGGCCAAGAGAATTAATCcgaataaagaaagaaaccaAGAAGGCCTCTCACTTATTTTGGACTTGATCCGTCATGATCAACTGCCGTCATTCCCGCTCATTGACGTCACCCAAGCCCCAAACCTTTAGTGGTCCAAGCCCTACGCTACCACTATAATTTAGTGCCCGCCGAGCGACCCGCCCACTGTTACTTCATTCGGAATTCTCGGATATAGACTACTAAGCTAGAGGCTGCAAGCCCCCAGACACCCCCGGATCATCTTCTCCAGGTGTCAGatgcgaaaaaaaaaagaacagaCGGGATGAATTATGCATATTCACACTGCATCTTCAATGAATAAGCAACTTCTAGAACACTCCAGATTTTGATGATAGATGGAATTTGTTATCTATGTAAAGGTGGGAGAGAGTTCTATTCGCCTCTCGAGTGTCTACGTATACAGCTactaaataatattactCTGTTACTCATATGTGTGGCACGATTACAAAACAGACAGCTTGCGCCCCTTTATCACAACTTGATAGTCCTGCTTACAACTTCCGCAGTAACTATCACGCCATTCCTCAAGGAATTGCCGTCTCTCAACCGATATAGGCTCCGTTACCTTCTGCGAACCCTTGGTTCCCTTGCCACTTTCGGATCCTTTCTTGTGCCCCTTTGTCTCGTCTTTTTGCTGAAGCATAGTGTCCAATTCTTCGCAGAGGAGTTTTTCATCGACCAGCCaattctcccactctgattGAAGCATTTCTCGCTCAATACTGTTGACTACCCTCATAGCAACCAACAAATCATGCCGATACGTTCCTAGGCGTTGTCTTGTTCGTCGAAGTCGGCGGGCTGTAGCACGGCTTGTAGGTGAAGCCAAGCTGGCCCCGGCATCTTCCCATGGTGTATCCATGTCTGTAGTATCCAGCAGGTCTTTAAACGTGGAGAAGCATGTGCTGTTTTCGGGGAATGATAGGGCTTGGTTGTTCCCAGACGCCTCATGCAGATCAGCAAAGTAAATAGCTTTGCTCATCATGGTATTGGGCCGGATGCCAACGTTGTGCATGAACCCTACCGCTCTCCTCTCTTTCCACCAAACTGACGTCTCACTTGAAGTCAGGAGCAAATTGGTGAGTGTGCTGAATGCAAGCAGCGCCAGAATGATCCACTGGGCAGTGATCAAGTTAAATACGTTGCGCAGGACCGCGATAGCCCACATAATGATTGATGAGACTGCACTTTCTCCGAAAGATCGAATGGTTTCAAAGACCATGGTGGTGAGAGTGCGAGGCTTGATCGCCTGCTTCTTTGCTGAGTCTGTCGAAGCGGGTGAAAAGACTACTACCTCAGTCTGCTGCCCAATCTGTCCATACACCTGTATCGCTCTGTTCGTTCGGCTTCGCGTTCCAAGCTTTCGAACCTGGTCTGTGGCAACTTCAGCCAACTCCTCGGCATCACTAGCAGCGTCGTGGATTGCTTGACGGTCAATCAGGTTCTTGGATAGAGCTGGGTTCTTTGACCAATCTGTCTTGATGTAGATAGCCAGCTTGCACTTGGATTTAGCCACATGGGTGATGACAACCTTGGTCACAACCTTGAACCAGCTTGAGTGAGGTAGATGCCATGCCGTCTTGACGTGTGTCACCACGTACGTAACGTGGTCACTAAACACATCAATAATCTGATAGTCGTTAACGTCGGCCGTCTTTGACCGACCCAGAACATCCTTGTAGTCAACCTTGAACTGGAAGTCACGTCTCATTCTACCCTGATCTACCAGCACCCACGGTCCTTGAGCGATCTGTTGGGCTCGTCGCTCAAAGTACAGCTTCGGGAACACGAAACTCTTGTCACCAAATAAAACATGGAAACATGATTTGGCGCTGATTTCAAAGTGTCGCTCGGCGGCCATTTCCTTCATGCCCTCTGGCTCATAAATGACAGGACGAACTGGTAGGTGCAGTTTGTGATTATGTCGCGCTTGCGATCTTGAACGACGTGATGGAGGACTGAACTCCATACGACGAGCAACCGGGCGGCCCGCTACCGTTCCATCATCCATTGGTGTATTTGCTGATACCTCTTCCCAACTTTCAACGCTTGGACTTGGCCGGTCATACTCCTCCTTTTCGAGGTTCACCAATGTGGTGATAATAGCCTCGACGTCCATGGGCTCCTCGGCTTGGATGTCATCAATTAGGAGGTTAAGACGAGTGTGAAGGAGACCTAGATCATCCAAGAATACCTTGATGGTGATTCTGGTATAACCTGTCTCGTTCGCGTTCTCATTGAGGTGTAAGAATATGAAGTCACAATCCCTTCCTGGAGCTGCCGTCACTTCACTAATAATATCAAGGCTGATACTATAGGCCGTGACAAGTCCAATTTGTTGTCCATAGAAGTACATGTTGTCGGGCGTGACATATATACGACCGTCGCCGGCCATGTCCGGTTTACCAGGACCTCGCTCTGGAGACCCAGTCCATGCCGCTCGGAATACAAGTACCAGCTTCTCCTCCAAAGGTGCATCCGGGAACAACAGTCTAAATTGGGCGTGCTGAGCTCGTAGTTCGGGAGGATAGTTTCTTGGGAAGTATTCGCCTGCATCCTTCCGTTGCACGCCTTGGCCGACTGTACTCCCAGGCACGACGACGCCTATGGGGTCGTCTTCGTCAAGTCGAGGAAGCACAGGCTGAGGAGGTGCATTCATGGCACCCCAGAGACTGCTTCCCCAATAGTTTGCAACTACGGACGCGGGAAGCTTCCTGTTGTTACCCACAGGCTGGCGATCTCCTGCTGTCAGAACCGCAATGCGACTAAGCCCAGTCATGGAGGGAGGCTTGGCTAGAGTTGCCGGGGCCAAGTTACCAGCTTGGGTGTCGACTGACGGCAGCATACTGGGCGTCTGTCTGAAATTCGATGTATTTGCGATGGGGCCTGGGAATCCTGGTGGGAGTGTATGGCTAGTAGCCATCATGCTTGCTAGTCCAGTAGTAGAAGCCGAACCTCCCTGCATCCCGTCAGGGCCTTGATTGCCAAACGTAGCTTTTCGGTGTAGGTCGAGCTTCTGGATGATTCTGGCAGCATGCTCACGGCCGCTTTCACCCTCTTCTCTGGCAAGATCTCGACTCAAAGAAGTTATAGTACGACGAGAAAGGCTGCCGTTAACATCAAAGCTCTGTCGTGTGCTGAGGTTGCCATCTGGCCCAGGTACAGGCAATGTGTTCGTGCGATCGATATTGGGAGTTGACTCGTCATATATACCGATCTGTGCATCCAGGGCCTTGGCCGAGAACTCAGGAATGCTGGGGGGAGAGATAGAAAATGCAGGATCGACAGATCCAGGCAGAGAAGCGCTGTTTCTGTTCATGGTAGTCTCGAAAGCGCGCTTCTTTGTGACCTCAAACACCTCTAGCCACTCTGTAAGCTCGCCTTGCGTTTCAGCTTGAAGTAAGATGGTTTGACTCTTTGTTTTGACCTCAAAACAGAAGCGTCTGTCCTCGGCAACAGCTGGCTTTGCATTACAAAGCAGAACGCCGATTTCATCGCCCTGTAGAACTCCTAGAGGTCCAGGTATTAACCAGCCAAAGATCCCATCACGGCAATAGTACCACCTCCTGATCCAGGTGTGTCTCGCTGGCTTGCCTTGGAGCACTCGGAGGAACAGCCAC is part of the Fusarium poae strain DAOMC 252244 chromosome 4, whole genome shotgun sequence genome and encodes:
- a CDS encoding hypothetical protein (BUSCO:818at5125), which translates into the protein MKDTSQQVDDLIANSNHISKWVEEQPSEDQPSWAQSIFTKLLESAAQPRGSSGNSCVKLCGFVEQSSKSQSQSLRLWAYSREVTIKLFNFYVEWNESDNHRSMKLVLDLLPQLIRRNPDEQAGQATKAAILDNLVSIVTGKSSKPLAKSAIKALDHLLTKDIVTLDEIRSSYVTLQQNNNSNNHLDAWKPFIFELFHWMTLHFVCPTAGRFIVSLYRGLRSQDQQETQIQLSIETWHKWLLEAVNEEPSILESVKNYIFLPLFKADKAEALGFLKRMNENEAVSAGDEIDLNLPALLQLAALEIGKKVGLVEEPALGDDKSADSDSSIVLDEKVLESVLAHPSHEVRSLALSLLMSSPSTTRPYSSTALSLLRKHLATYFADSDAKFRNEVAGKVRDMFKRVRGAIFVLKKSIPRAAARKQKEQPGQAQESQHILYRTNLISLPEAQLVHCLEYHEEFLSWYMSFLCSELTPTASYQRHSASLKAVTFILRMEGEKSKTWETADDQTLFFDQFGGSWLRALSDLIMDPFDDIRSHAATVMKWIFSDSRYRNFHLMAQQGKMSPAEELTELLKRSEELARKTARADHSDGVARVSQLLYRFSEEEEQRVALLSKLIGGLEDRLAVAEKDLGRAVLDAPLHGDFASLCYMWQVVSELQFSESELQSVQALQDTLVTCCERVWAAVRDILCDDSPEGHLPQELEEVDGLDTKDVLSYSFRSVHEASNLMRILVLSTKQRSRQGRICPSREAYERIGNLSFTQLATLRHRGAFTTVALTFSTCCQLVKHLNQGEDGAASGTTLLEQWYSGTLEAINAQVSTTRRSAGIPAMMTGVLSANAAKPSFEQVMSELMAIAGQEARVTETDGSNLPQVHAYNCLKEIFKSSFLTSIGNKSEKFLPQCLELAANGLKSELWAIRNCGLILLRSLIDCLFGSHQSKATMEAGWDGKANRIAYHRYPSLPTTLLHLLKSGHQMMASIAASSAAAESVFPALDIIRRAGPPEVLREELQVHIAKYLASPVWHVREIAARTLCSCLLHAQWLDAVTSLAAASVRSQIGNVQNHVHGVLLALKYIIDRLSEVMPEQLQQDTPKLSGFLIEYWREIQTLNSPEIAAAYLEVVNLVRALPRPGAVERLQFEFPVFNKREGALLRAQRVIHEVHSIAEGSGQVEDLNALLLSKTMGVNTIVAGLETIPKLWNTSRLSEQEVNQFFNLYRDVCIKIGPAEPRVIALQNLTDILDQVIKSRNFGLVSADLLSQIWDSLPLSLLNPALANAIVRISGCITAILSKTKSISADGVKNWGHMVADAGMDDKDFDTRLATVESLCSFFNSIGTEQSWAGEEHLPAILALYDSLNDDDDEIRDAGTAAVKSILGQALVPIEAANRLLSWLAQRYGDNTMFRRIIVSRIMGDSRYPSPKLNVIPVKDQLQEAMKFDDSLFVIEEQNLFVDEVREAQRWISVYESLEWDSSDPALEALATWTSAGLEATRNLASQEDGPLGYGSKPEVFAILSRVIRSSAALMRHHANTEFCESINKSSSVLHNGQGHMSGLLLQPLEKNIQA
- a CDS encoding hypothetical protein (TransMembrane:1 (o1143-1161i)~BUSCO:1255at5125), which produces MPESQPDSPSAAANQAGRAIPVGLNEAALDSPTFRVTAANFGDQVDAIEKWLNGYAQSTSKLLHDILALEETINTFLVKTMPSVSDGVVDNDYTFLALKRVGDGWREYWIQMISTMKKMDGTVVDPIRQFIVGDLRNFKECRRAMDQAQRTFDSTLARYVSQSKTKEPSALREDAFAVFETRKAYLKASMDYCQLAPQLRFSMDKLLVKICSERWSQLRRTREAAGDTSRWNQEMERIQGWSNEMGASEMVFRRELQSARREIGENALTGFKPSRELEDYSTSTVPFLGSRGPITVRLEEGASVVSEKQGWLFLRVLQGKPARHTWIRRWYYCRDGIFGWLIPGPLGVLQGDEIGVLLCNAKPAVAEDRRFCFEVKTKSQTILLQAETQGELTEWLEVFEVTKKRAFETTMNRNSASLPGSVDPAFSISPPSIPEFSAKALDAQIGIYDESTPNIDRTNTLPVPGPDGNLSTRQSFDVNGSLSRRTITSLSRDLAREEGESGREHAARIIQKLDLHRKATFGNQGPDGMQGGSASTTGLASMMATSHTLPPGFPGPIANTSNFRQTPSMLPSVDTQAGNLAPATLAKPPSMTGLSRIAVLTAGDRQPVGNNRKLPASVVANYWGSSLWGAMNAPPQPVLPRLDEDDPIGVVVPGSTVGQGVQRKDAGEYFPRNYPPELRAQHAQFRLLFPDAPLEEKLVLVFRAAWTGSPERGPGKPDMAGDGRIYVTPDNMYFYGQQIGLVTAYSISLDIISEVTAAPGRDCDFIFLHLNENANETGYTRITIKVFLDDLGLLHTRLNLLIDDIQAEEPMDVEAIITTLVNLEKEEYDRPSPSVESWEEVSANTPMDDGTVAGRPVARRMEFSPPSRRSRSQARHNHKLHLPVRPVIYEPEGMKEMAAERHFEISAKSCFHVLFGDKSFVFPKLYFERRAQQIAQGPWVLVDQGRMRRDFQFKVDYKDVLGRSKTADVNDYQIIDVFSDHVTYVVTHVKTAWHLPHSSWFKVVTKVVITHVAKSKCKLAIYIKTDWSKNPALSKNLIDRQAIHDAASDAEELAEVATDQVRKLGTRSRTNRAIQVYGQIGQQTEVVVFSPASTDSAKKQAIKPRTLTTMVFETIRSFGESAVSSIIMWAIAVLRNVFNLITAQWIILALLAFSTLTNLLLTSSETSVWWKERRAVGFMHNVGIRPNTMMSKAIYFADLHEASGNNQALSFPENSTCFSTFKDLLDTTDMDTPWEDAGASLASPTSRATARRLRRTRQRLGTYRHDLLVAMRVVNSIEREMLQSEWENWLVDEKLLCEELDTMLQQKDETKGHKKGSESGKGTKGSQKVTEPISVERRQFLEEWRDSYCGSCKQDYQVVIKGRKLSVL